A stretch of the Arachis stenosperma cultivar V10309 chromosome 6, arast.V10309.gnm1.PFL2, whole genome shotgun sequence genome encodes the following:
- the LOC130932951 gene encoding probable protein S-acyltransferase 12 → MDHINFFKLCSALRVLGYFMILLFAAIVALSYYAVVIIAWGPLLFHSHSPLAFLILFLFHILLILLTWSYFMVVLNDPGSVPHNWRPLPLSRHHDLEAVTTPISLYSQVAPESEAAAEASSSSSSTAYCTRCQNAKPPRCHHCSVCQRCVLKMDHHCIWVVNCVGARNYKYFLLFLLYTFLETTLDCLALVPSLIRFFSGARNHSLSPGGFAVVFLASILNLAFALSLLCFVVMHISLLLSNTTSVEVYEKKKAVRWRYDLGRKKNFEQVFGTNKALWLLPLFSKEDLDNIAALRGIEFPTRPDLDV, encoded by the exons ATGGATCACATCAACTTCTTCAAGCTCTGCTCTGCTCTCCGCGTTCTCGGTTACTTCATGATCCTCCTCTTCGCCGCCATCGTCGCCCTCTCCTACTACGCCGTTGTTATCATCGCCTGGGGCCCTCTCTTGTTCCACTCCCATTCCCCGCTCGCCTTCCtcattctcttcctttttcacATCCTT CTTATACTGTTGACATGGTCCTACTTCATGGTGGTTCTGAATGACCCTGGTTCTGTCCCCCATAATTGGAGGCCTTTGCCCCTCTCTCGGCACCACGATTTAGAAGCTGTCACTACTCCTATATCACTCTATTCTCAAGTTGCACCTGAGTCCGAGGCTGCAGCTGaggcttcttcttcctcttcttccactGCCTATTGTACTCGATGCCAGAATGCCAAGCCACCCCGTTGCCATCACTGCTCTGTTT GCCAAAGATGCGTTCTTAAGATGGATCATCATTGTATTTGGGTGGTGAATTGCGTTGGAGCACGTAACTACAAGTATTTTCTGCTCTTCTTG CTATATACATTTCTTGAGACAACACTGGATTGCTTAGCTCTGGTCCCCAGTTTGATCAGATTCTTCAGTGGAGCTAGAAATCATTCATTGTCTCCTGGGGGATTTGCTGTAGTCTTTTTGGCTTCTA TTCTCAATTTGGCCTTTGCACTGAGTCTTCTCTGTTTCGTAGTCATGCATATATCTCTTCTCTTAAGCAACACAACTTCGGTAGAG GtttatgaaaagaaaaaagcagTCAGGTGGAGGTATGACTTGGGAAGGAAGAAGAATTTTGAGCAG GTTTTCGGCACAAACAAGGCGCTATGGTTGTTGCCATTGTTTTCAAAAGAGGATTTAGACAACATAGCTGCACTAAGGGGGATTGAGTTCCCAACACGTCCGGATCTTGATGTATGA